A window of Babesia microti strain RI chromosome III, complete genome contains these coding sequences:
- a CDS encoding DNA gyrase subunit B (overlaps_old_locusTagID:BBM_III01460): protein MQLYMIHNCARTAWITYFFCTFTLSQQFKHNRYNKHHSLLHFYSNYNRLAADSFGNSYGSEDILVLQGLDAVRKRPGMYIGDTGTYGLHHLLFEVIDNSIDEHMAGACTKINITLFPNGSIEVEDNGRGIPVDICSQTNKSALETVLTMLHSGGKFVDSDNISSPYKFSSGLHGVGLSVVNALCEFLEVTVKRNGKSYIIKLSRGNVVSDLKIDRKCKNTGTKIVFKPDYRDIFVKNHEHIDGKFCPSCASAYDADIIVKRLRELSFLNPKLQINLIDNRNDGEKVTFHSKNGLKDFLQYLMKDNVPIHKQASYIGINETIGGIQVNAAIGWAQDSYSTNILSFANNINTLEGGSHIDGFKTAVTKCVNASFKRAGYLKDKLPLYSGEHIREGIYAIVSVKLMNAEFQGQTKTKLGNAEARSAVEKAVMTELSRIFDKQSSLLNALFKKVHATKQANDAAKLTKDMIRDKHSSLIASALPTKLSDCTMNDCEKTELFIVEGESAAGNAKQARNRNFQAILPLRGKIMNIEKVSKDTRLIENVEIKNLLTAIGIQCDPNKSEITDDEVTSKQNHPRYGKIILLTDADVDGTHLRVLLLGLIFRLCPSLYTNGRVYAACPPLYRVSNAKGSKSNEYYLWDESQLPVKLTPKSSIKMSTEEELSEGKYDYGESTSRSNNKNVIIQRFKGLGEMMAHQLWSTTMNPDTRILNKITVSDAKQASDMLELLMGNDIQARKNYIFDHAETFNIGDLDM, encoded by the exons ATGCAATTGTATATGATACATAACTGCGCCAGAACTGCGTGGATCACATATTTTTTTTGCACATTCACACTATCGcaacaatttaaacataatAGATACAACAAACACCACTCTCTCCTCCACTTTTATTCTAATTATAATAGATTAGCTGCTGATTCATTCGGTAATAGCTATGGATCGGAAGATATACTTGTTCTACAAGGTTTAGATGCAGTTAGGAAGCGGCCTGGCATGTATATAGGGGATACTGGTACCTATGGATTACATCACCTACTGTTCGAAGTCATAGACAATTCAATTGACGAACATATGGCTGGAGCTTGTACTAAGATTAACATAACATTATTTCCCAATGGATCTATTGAGGTTGAGGATAATGGAAGAGGGATTCCAGTTGACATATGCTCTCAAACTAATAAGTCTGCCTTGGAAACGGTACTAACAATGTTACATTCCGGTGgcaaatttgttgattCGGATAACATTTCCAGCCCTTACAAATTCTCATCTGGCCTACATGGCGTTGGTTTGTCTGTTGTAAATGCTCTATGTGAATTTCTTGAGGTTACAGTTAAAAGGAATGGAAAATCTTACATCATAAAGTTGTCACGAGGAAACGTAGTTTCCGATTTGAAAATTGACAGGAAATGCAAAAACACTGGGACTAAGATAGTTTTCAAACCTGACTACAGAgatatatttgtgaaaaatCATGAACATATAGATGGGAAATTTTGCCCTTCCTGTGCCTCAGCTTATGACGCAGACATTATTGTTAAACGGCTAAGAGAGCTCTCATTTTTAAATCCCAAGTTGCAAATTAACCTTATAGACAACAGAAATGATGGTGAAAAGGTTACTTTTCATTCAAAAAATGGATTGAAGGACTTCTTGCAATATCTGATGAAAGATAATGTCCCGATTCATAAGCAAGCTTCATATATTGG TATAAATGAGACCATTGGCGGGATCCAAGTAAATGCTGCCATTGGCTGGGCACAAGACTCGTACTCTACAAACATACTCAgttttgcaaataatatcaaCACGCTTGAAGGTGGATCTCATATTGATGGCTTTAAGACAGCAGTTACAAAG TGTGTTAATGCATCTTTCAAACGGGCTGGGTATTTAAAGGACAAGTTACCACTATATTCCGGTGAACATATCAGAGAGGGTATCTATGCTATTGTATCAGTTAAACTAATGAATGCGGAATTTCAGGGACAAACCAAAACTAAGCTAGGAAACGCAGAAGCGAGGTCAGCAGTTGAGAAAGCTGTAATGACCGAATTATCTCGTATATTTGACAAACAAAGTAGTTTATTGAATGCGTTGTTTAAGAAAGTACATGCAACAAAGCAGGCTAATGACGCAGCTAAGCTAACTAAGGATATGATTAGAGACAAACATAGCTCCCTAATCGCATCTGCGTTGCCAACAAAGCTGAGCGATTGTACTATGAATGATTGTGAAAAAactgaattatttatagtGGAAGGTGAGAGCGCTGCTGGTAATGCCAAACAA GCCCGTAACAGAAACTTTCAGGCAATTTTACCGCTTCGCGGTAAAATTATGAACATCGAAAAAGTATCCAAGGACACCCGtctaattgaaaatgtagaGATCAAGAATTTACTTACTGCCATTGGTATCCAATGCGACCCTAATAAATCCGAAATAACAGATGATGAGGTCACATCAAAACAGAACCATCCGAG ATATGGAAAAATAATACTACTCACTGATGCCGATGTTGATGGGACCCACCTTAGAGTTTTACTACTAGGGTTAATTTTCAGACTCTGTCCTTCATTGTATACAAATGGTAGGGTATACGCTGCATGCCCACCTTTGTATAGAGTTTCAAATGCCAAAGGATCAAAATCTAACGAATATTACCTGTGGGATGAATCGCAGCTACCAGTCAAGTTGACCCCGAAATCATCCATAAAAATGTCAACAGAAGAGGAACTTAGTGAAGGAAAATATGACTACGGTGAATCAACTAGTAGatctaataataaaaatgttataatcCAACGATTCAAAGGTTTAGGCGAGATGATGGCCCATCAGCTTTGGTCAACTACTATGAACCCGGATACAAGAATACTCAACAAAATAACAGTATCCGATGCAAAACAG GCTTCTGATATGTTGGAATTGCTGATGGGCAATGACATACAGGCCCGAAAGAATTACATCTTTGATCACGCAGAAACGTTTAATATTGGTGATTTGGATATGTGA
- a CDS encoding hypothetical protein (overlaps_old_locusTagID:BBM_III01465) produces the protein MMLYYLLIINLITYKLTYAISAIDGRENFVMDQPEETYDIALPVLNVYYEEMPKDWKYETQKAHEIKDFEREIDEADNSMKYDALSLLEVIAKERNIISKIKQNVVKKQLVAPNAKLTHNL, from the exons ATGATGTTGTATTATctgttaattattaatctCATTACATATAAACTAACATATGCAATTAGTGCAATTGATGGCAGAGAAAATTTCGTTATGGA TCAACCAGAGGAAACATACGATAT TGCATTGCCTGTTCTAAATGTTTACTATGAGGAGATGCCAAAGGATTGGAAATATGAAACTCAAAAGGCGCATG aaATTAAGGATTTTGAGCGGGAAATCGATGAAGCAGACAACAGTATGAAATATGACGCT TTATCTCTACTAGAAGTTATCGCAAAGGAACGCAATATTATATCCA AAATCAAACAAAATGTTGTTAAGAAGCAACTGGTGGCACCCAATGCTAAATTAACTCACAATCTGTAA
- a CDS encoding Tat binding protein 1(TBP-1)-interacting protein, putative (overlaps_old_locusTagID:BBM_III01470) — translation MASKPITYTELELILDYLRRENRPYSPMMIFENIKRAIPKPQLLKCLDRLTNDGKIMCKEFGKVKGYMINQNTLPSNTDKILADVKELEDKIASVKGETCLN, via the exons ATGGCATCTAAACCAATAACTTACACTGAGCTAGAATTGATACTTGATTATTTGCGGCGTGAAAACAGGCCCTATTCACCCATGATG ATATTTGAAAACATAAAACGAGCAATTCCAAAACCCCAACTTCTTAAGTGTTTAGATAGGCTGACAAACGATGGTAAAATCATGTGCAAagaatttggaaaagtAAAG GGTTATATGATAAACCAAAATACACTTCCAAGCAATACAGATAAAATATTGGCTGATGTTAAAG AATTGGAAGATAAAATAGCTAGTGTCAAGGGTGAAACTTGTTTGAATTAG
- a CDS encoding hypothetical protein (overlaps_old_locusTagID:BBM_III01475), with the protein MNGNNNREISVSSPDYDENNQLLDEIGRIKSLHEKVHAEWYKRKKFCEQLIITISSMTEIPSTQLLQEMDIEDDPHINST; encoded by the exons ATGAATGGCAATAATAATAGAGAAATCAGTGTTAGCAGCCCTGAttatgatgaaaataatcaaCTTTTAGATGAAATCGGAAGAATTAAATCTCTCCATGAAAAGGTACATGCAG AGTGGTACAAGAGGAAGAAATTTTGTGAACAACTCATCATTACAATTAGTAGCATGACAGAAATACCATCAACACAGCTATTACAAGAGATGGACATAGAGGATGACCCTCACATTAACAGCACATAA
- a CDS encoding 50S ribosomal protein L1 (overlaps_old_locusTagID:BBM_III01480): protein MLYIPLILTILLKPLICVSFSNSFDFTRWNGSNLRLLVKKRDKSPNSLVSKEEFVETANTLGLPQKYILEEAEGIIEQKFKRISDPKQLVQKPLKKRLLKFKDLLPEAGKIYPLTECIDRLKTISKVNFVEGVDIVLRFVLKPGKAKNRAGSFSRLITLPYKSLKSKRTKIAIFAPEDVVQRYNFEGADFVGDTALIDKFKLEKRPNIDVLITSIDVVHKLASVGKRLGSKKLMPSESSGTLCNGWLEVEERLKLFREFNTFTLCAETTGDIKCNIADLSMSTDEIRSNILALIKNLKANKPPYASKKFIRKAIISSSMGPSYRLSLKEIGAIN, encoded by the exons atgttatatataccTCTAATTTTAACCATATTATTGAAGCcattaatttgtgttaGTTTTAGCAATAGTTTTGATTTTACACGTTGGAACGGTAGCAATCTACGTCTGTTGGTTAAAAAACGCGATAAATCACCAAATTCCTTGGTTTCAAAAGAAGAGTTTGTGGAAACTGCCAATACACTTGGTCTTCCACAGAAATACATATTAGAAGAGGCGGAAGGGATCATAGAACAGAAATTCAAACGGATATCTGATCCTAAACAACTGGTTCAGAAACCATTAAAGAAAAGGTTATTAAAATTCAAAGATTTATTGCCAGAGGCAGGCAAAATCTACCCCCTTACTGAATGTATTGATAGATTAAAGACAATTTCAAaggtaaattttgtagaGGGCGTGGATATAGTACTTAGGTTTGTCTTAAAACCAGGAAAGGCTAAAAATAGAGCGGGAAGCTTCTCAAGATTAATCACACTACCCTACAAATCACTCAAATCTAAAAGGACCAAAATTGCTATATTTGCTCCTGAGGACGTGGTGCAAAGGTACAATTTTGAAGGGGCAGATTTTGTCGGAGATACAGCActaattgacaaatttaagCTTGAAAAACGACCAAACATTGACGTACTGATAACGTCTATAGACGTTGTACATAAATTGGCTAGTGTAGGCAAAAGGCTTGGGTCTAAGAAATTGATGCCATCTGAATCATCTG GTACATTGTGTAACGGATGGCTTGAGGTTGAAGAGAGACTCAAATTGTTTCGTGAATTTAACACTTTTACACTTTGTGCTGAAACTACAGGCGATATAAAGTGTAACATTGCCGACCTGTCGATGAGTACAGATGAGATAAGAAGTAATATATTGGCattaattaaaaacttGAAAGCTAATAAACCCCCATATGcttcaaaaaaattcatcCGCAAAGCAATAATATCATCCAGTATGGGACCCTCATACCGTTTAAGTTTGAAAGAGATAGGAGCTATCAATTAG
- a CDS encoding pre-mRNA 3' end processing protein WDR33 (overlaps_old_locusTagID:BBM_III01480), protein MNEDIYVGPPVQFRTGIDRLTVDGYASLLPLLTDAKYAKRNTRVYYRDHPFYYHQLLPVQYFSGIPNDYCAIPAHLSHAASNRNKFPNVVLKWFPNGKSLLAGTQGGKLIVWNGLTFHFEDIKRFPVSSGSVTALEWAPTGDLLVAGDEYGKVALLSQALSLLDTKIFEGFSKTVYDLSLSPNASKLAGCADSFAPIIWDVSKRAIERRLTGEHIDASSATCLQWHTTMALVAAGTRTNCIHLWDPRADGSAATIHAHKSAVNKIQFNPKAHTNISNALLSAGRDGMVKVWDLRLLTTPTQVHKLPQVQDEPTHVKYPQPCFPSSIAWHPIQTNIFSVADNKSRIMYYTTDLHQEMKLLHINLPQLPDRDVCTLSMAWHPLGHLLASCSDDKFVRFWCRSPPGGIRGHCLNVKMLQDIHYKQQEWQKSAAVIAVEAAGGSSPSCPFSVSRFKSHSGAVNGWRIGDLASMENFRAKHQD, encoded by the exons ATGAATGAAGATATTTATGTTGGTCCACCGGTCCAATTTCGTACCGGCATTGATCGCTTGACCGTTGATGGCTACGCCAGTCTATTACCCCTACTAACTGATGCCAAATATGCCAAGAGGAATACTAGGGTCTATTATCGTGACCACccattttattatcacCAA TTACTACCCGTACAATACTTTTCTGGCATCCCAAACGACTACTGTGCTATACCAGCGCATCTTTCACATGCTGCATCAAACCGAAATAAATTTCCCAACGTTGTACTCAAG TGGTTCCCTAACGGCAAATCCCTTCTAGCTGGTACTCAAGGAGGCAAGCTCATCGTCTGGAATGGACTAACCTTCCACTTTGAAGACATAAAAAGATTCCCCGTAAGTAGTGGCAGTGTCACTGCTCTGGAATGGGCTCCCACTGGTGACCTATTAGTAGCAGGTGATGAATATGGCAAGGTTGCCCTGCTATCTCAAGCTTTAAGTTTGCTAGATACCAAGATTTTTGAGGGGTTCTCCAAGACTGTTTATGACCTATCGCTATCACCGAATGCCAGTAAACTTGCCGGTTGCGCAGACTCATTTGCTCCAATCATTTGGGATGTCAGCAAACGTGCAATAGAACGCCGTCTCACTGGTGAGCATATCGACGCTTCCAGTGCCACTTGCCTTCAATGGCACACAACTATGGCCTTAGTAGCTGCTGGAACTAGGACAAACTGTATTCATTTATGGGATCCAAGGGCTGATGGTAGTGCTGCCACAATTCACGCACACAAATCGGCAGTCAACAAAATTCAATTCAACCCAAAGGCGCACACAAACATAAGCAACGCTTTACTAAGTGCTGGGAGGGATGGAATGGTCAAAGTATGGGACCTGCGTCTATTAACTACACCTACACAAGTGCACAAGCTCCCTCAGGTGCAAGATGAGCCTACACATGTCAAATACCCCCAGCCATGCTTCCCCAGCAGCATTGCATGGCATCCCATCCAAaccaatatatttagtgtTGCAGATAACAAGTCTCGCATAATGTACTACACTACGGATTTGCATCAGGAGATGAAGTTGTTGCATATCAACCTACCTCAACTACCAGACCGTGACGTATGTACTCTGTCTATGGCTTGGCACCCATTGGGTCACTTACTGGCCTCTTGTAGCGATGACAAGTTTGTGAGATTTTGGTGTAGATCTCCTCCTGGAGGCATTAGGGGCCACTGCTTGAACGTTAAGATGCTGCAAGACATACATTACAAGCAGCAGGAGTGGCAAAAGAGCGCCGCGGTAATAGCGGTAGAAGCTGCAGGTGGCTCTTCTCCTTCTTGTCCCTTTTCAGTATCCCGATTTAAATCGCATAGCGGGGCTGTTAACGGGTGGAGGATTGGTGACTTGGCCAGTATGGAAAATTTCAGAGCCAAGCATCAAGATTAG
- a CDS encoding hypothetical protein (overlaps_old_locusTagID:BBM_III01485) encodes MASDPSVNFLYKKYYLLMNNDVETSSISKRSLCLWFQNPMASKALTIARTPSITASEARNFLQIDSKFCDPITEYNEHLYKSRPKTEWAMYGHPIITNRRHKFPSNKSPPSPTDSGDSPKNENKSNMSNTKTKPTTKITAINALNEECIVNDTSDTDSSDDSQTSIITESDESSLYNLREINKIASSNPVIGTYNREDDILTNKPFKMWHSNITLYAMNIVNNAKMVMEQVYNAGISDQFSSDSIPNANSITSTTSVTLISDTDTPP; translated from the coding sequence ATGGCAAGTGACCCATCTGTGAACTTTCtctataaaaaatattacctCTTAATGAATAATGATGTGGAAACAAGTAGTATATCAAAAAGATCATTATGTTTATGGTTCCAGAACCCAATGGCCAGCAAAGCACTAACCATTGCCAGAACCCCTTCCATAACTGCAAGTGAAGCCAGAAATTTTTTGCAGATTGACTCCAAATTCTGTGATCCAATAACAGAATATAATGAACATTTGTACAAGTCAAGGCCTAAGACAGAGTGGGCCATGTATGGTCACCCTATCATAACCAATCGCAGACATAAATTTCCCAGCAATAAATCGCCCCCTTCACCTACTGATTCGGGAGATTCaccaaaaaatgaaaacaAATCTAACATGTCCAACACGAAGACTAAACCTACAACAAAAATCACAGCTATAAACGCTTTAAATGAGGAATGTATCGTCAATGATACCAGCGATACAGACAGTAGTGACGACAGTCAAACTAGTATAATCACGGAGTCGGATGAGTCAAGCTTGTATAATTTAAGagaaataaataaaattgctTCATCTAATCCTGTAATTGGGACATATAACCGTGAAGATGACATATTGACTAATAAACCCTTCAAGATGTGGCATTCAAACATAACACTGTATGCAATGAATATTGTGAACAATGCCAAAATGGTCATGGAGCAAGTTTACAATGCAGGAATTAGCGACCAATTCAGTTCGGACTCAATACCTAATGCAAACAGCATTACTAGCACCACTAGTGTCACTTTAATTAGTGATACGGATACCCCACCCTAG
- a CDS encoding hypothetical protein (overlaps_old_locusTagID:BBM_III01485) gives MPDGSVHAGNSSDNRINESQKLNNNDSYGLCKYEGDKSQQGSLKLDLPISKGGESLLRDIDIILGLNHNNTKQVDTIEKKISNSLLKTPFPDFSDCDLVSNDSQSEEEDFEEVTLMNGENCRCLKIEAFNRIYKILKFLPMFKNNGVILDPSKFIKTIVLWDWNGSTCVQLNNSSSNDGTKYNFVYLCLRKGMPVILMARHKGWVYASAQSSKQRGWFPWYMLVDPAALIEYS, from the coding sequence ATGCCTGATGGAAGCGTTCATGCAGGCAATAGTAGTGATAATCGCATAAATGAGTCTCAgaaattaaataacaatGACAGTTACGGATTATGCAAGTATGAAGGGGATAAATCGCAGCAAGGGTCACTTAAATTGGATTTGCCCATCTCTAAGGGTGGCGAATCACTGCTAAGAGATATAGATATCATTTTAGGCCTAAACCATAACAACACTAAGCAAGTGGATACTATCGAAAAAAAGATATCAAATTCCTTGCTGAAAACGCCATTTCCTGACTTTTCAGATTGTGATCTGGTTAGCAATGATTCCCAATCGGAGGAGGAAGATTTTGAAGAGGTGACCTTGATGAATGGTGAGAATTGTAGATGTCTGAAAATTGAAGCTTTTAATCGCATATATAAAATCCTCAAATTCCTTCCAATGTTCAAAAATAATGGAGTGATTCTCGACCCTTCAAAATTCATTAAGACAATAGTCCTTTGGGATTGGAACGGCAGCACTTGTGtacaattaaacaattcatcaTCAAATGACGGtaccaaatataattttgtgtACTTGTGTCTTAGAAAAGGTATGCCTGTTATTTTGATGGCCAGGCATAAAGGTTGGGTATACGCTAGTGCCCAAAGTTCCAAACAGCGAGGCTGGTTTCCCTGGTACATGCTAGTAGATCCAGCAGCATTAATTGAGTATAGTTAA
- a CDS encoding hypothetical protein (overlaps_old_locusTagID:BBM_III01490) — MPGNDYPLIKTHTFVIDNFTYKASAIFYSDTVQLFVTFDGKIGNLVQSSYNFGCYDCKTLLGDRSQEFKALCRCLIERYKDFASIKSPLETELYLLLCIKLHENTEYSNKLILKELSTFFTTPNV, encoded by the exons ATGCCTGGCAACGATTATCCATTAATCAAAACTCACACTTTCGTCAtagataatt TTACATACAAAGCTAGTGCAATCTTTTACAGTGATACTGTACAATTATTCGTGACATTTGATGGGAAAATTGGGAACCTT GTCCAATCTAGCTACAATTTTGGATGTTACGATTGTAAAACACTATTAGGCGATAG ATCTCAGGAATTTAAGGCTTTGTGTCGCTGTCTGATTGAGAGGTACAAGGACTTCGCATCAATAAAATCTCCCTTGGAGACCGAGTTGTATCTACTTTTATGTATAAAGTTGCAC GAAAACACAGAATATTCAAATAAGCTAATCCTCAAAGAATTATCTACTTTTTTTACGACACCAAATGTATAA
- a CDS encoding hypothetical protein (overlaps_old_locusTagID:BBM_III01495), which yields MDSDRGPSPTNRIPLITNVYKTLKGYKHFRKLEKLIKSKSKSQQNEISECVDENTPIHNLTPSSIANSAVSNLANCSNCTTSTNSISSKDLHDYRQSDMSKGCLDDDILEQLVRVEHERAHLTNVHDTYEIGNSTPSTEICKCNICSFYNGSTPPAMTGIDPEMYPKCIYKSVGAHGIHGIKRKIIGAKKSLYKYITNL from the coding sequence ATGGATTCTGACAGGGGGCCATCACCTACCAACAGGATTCCGCTGATCACCAATGTATATAAGACACTAAAGGGTTACAAGCATTTTAGGAAGCTTGAAAAGCTAATTAAAAGTAAAAGTAAATCCCAACAAAATGAAATCAGTGAATGTGTGGATGAGAATACACCCATTCACAATTTGACCCCCAGTTCAATTGCCAATTCTGCCGTCAGCAATTTAGCtaattgttcaaattgtACAACCAGTACTAATTCTATTAGTTCAAAAGACCTACATGACTATAGACAATCTGATATGAGTAAAGGATGCCTAGATGATGACATACTTGAACAACTTGTGAGGGTCGAACATGAGCGAGCCCACTTAACGAATGTGCATGATACATATGAAATAGGAAATTCCACACCTAGTACagaaatttgcaaatgCAACATATGTAGCTTCTATAACGGTTCAACTCCCCCCGCAATGACTGGAATTGACCCAGAAATGTACCCCAAATGTATATACAAAAGTGTTGGTGCTCATGGGATACATGGTATTAAACGGAAGATTATTGGCGCCAAAAAGTCTCtctacaaatatataacgAATCTTTAA
- a CDS encoding conserved Plasmodium protein, unknown function (overlaps_old_locusTagID:BBM_III01500), with amino-acid sequence MFNVKLDYNKSQTNMNCMESRVQQYKEYLRNDNGKLVSRIKRPIILDNVSPNEIYITRRTPLCVYYKRAITLLRQQLVCYLCQMDAANCEKIGVCHNEELYELMQDRNCNLKGLLRGDASWGTRGIRIHAAGACIKSAFYLLQDILQHYYQQLQSQQEISLSQKSKKKSERFVQAPTLCDGDFGSTEKNISNFLNIKITSNSLICTDDLYINTDSVNDVSNTSNGMNDIDATIEHVENNRYISTVTIEMCINM; translated from the exons atgttTAATGTGAAATTGGACTACAACAAATCACAAACCAATATGAACTGCATGGAATCTAGAGTTCAACAGTATAAAGAGTATTTGAGGAATGATAATGGGAAGTTGGTTTCTAGAATAAAAAGACCTATAATTTTAGACAATGTTTCACCCAatgaaatatacataactAGAAGAACTCCCCTATGCGTTTATTACAAACGCGCCATCACTTTACTTCGCCAACAATTAGTATGTTACTTGTGCCAAATGGACGCCGCTAATTGCGAAAAAATAGGGGTTTGTCACAATGAGGAATTGTATGAGCTGATGCAAGATAGGAATTGCAATCTGAAGGGGCTGCTGAGGGGAGATGCCTCTTGGGGGACAAGGGGTATCCGGATCCATGCGGCTGGGGCTTGTATTAAATCGGCTTTCTACCTACTCCAGGACATTTTACAGCACTATTACCAGCAATTACAGTCACAACAAGAAATTTCTCTGTCACAGAAATCTAAGAAAAAATCTGAAAGATTTGTCCAGGCCCCAACACTATGCGATGGCGATTTTGGCTCTAcagaaaaaaatatatcaaattttttgaacataaaaattaccaGCAATTCATTAATATGTACagatgatttatatatcaacaCTGACAGTGTTAATGATGTGAGTAATACATCTAATGGAATGAATGATATTGACGCTACAATAGAG CACGTAGAAAATAACAGATACATTTCCACAGTCACAATAGAGATGTGCATAAACATGTAA
- a CDS encoding hypothetical protein (overlaps_old_locusTagID:BBM_III01505), translated as MFKYFILYETINLTFVESIEDTTAQIPNGSIINQLSAIKNLMVNNTDLSLQSDKLDGKMDFVYSNCGNIVQQNCYQNVNVYNGYKILFGPKTSIILAKKSTMHLLNLHNLKFSIIYPLKQFNLLITDHMISNVSVVY; from the exons AtgtttaaatactttataCTGTACgaaacaattaatttgactTTTGTAGAATCCATTGAAG ATACAACGGCACAAATACCCAATGGATctataattaatcaactATCTgctattaaaaatttgatggTCAATAACACCGATTTAAGTCTACAGagtgataaattagatGGAAAAATGGATTTTGTATATAGTAACTGTGGTAATATTGTACAACAAAATTGCTAtcaaaatgtaaatgtatataatggGTACAAAATTCTTTTTGGTCCAAAGACATCAATCATACTAGCAAAGAAATCTACAATGCACCTATTAAATCTACACAATCTCAAATTTAGTATTATATACCCACTTAAGCAGTTTAATCTGCTAATCACTGATCACATGATATCTAATGTTAGTGTggtatattaa
- a CDS encoding hypothetical protein (overlaps_old_locusTagID:BBM_III01510), protein MKFQFAQIVSITSNIEYAKVVTSSDSNNIAINVIKWHTYIARMIKWFQATLIIIVEKEFFDVITPLVTEHHKLALESTKTIDNVSLSYLKTKLNNVEESIIIYLTTQIKNRTKTGIPLSKTYFDTAINDANNLSIIDKLASRVILRDLFDYLINSNPFKRYHDHKYRYNPSEDLKLQRFKF, encoded by the coding sequence atgaaatttcaaTTCGCTCAGATAGTATCAATAACTAGTAATATAGAATATGCCAAGGTAGTTACTTCTAGTGACAGTAATAACATTGCTATCAATGTGATAAAATGGCATACTTATATTGCCCGCATGATTAAATGGTTTCAGGCAACCcttattattattgttgaAAAGGAATTTTTTGATGTAATCACACCATTAGTGACAGAACATCACAAACTGGCACTAGAATCTACCAAAACAATAGATAATGTCTCATTATCATATTTGAAGACAAAACTTAATAATGTTGAGGAATcaataatcatttatttaacaacacaaattaaaaatcgTACTAAGACAGGTATCCCACTGTCTAAGACATACTTCGACACAGCAATCAACGATGCTAACAATCTATCAataatagataaattggCCTCTAGAGTGATTCTACGAGACCTATTCGATTACCTAATAAATAGTAATCCCTTCAAGAGGTATCATGACCATAAATATAGATACAATCCTAGTGAGGATTTGAAATTGCAAagattcaaattttga